The DNA window TTCTATTAATGTCTTCCATTCTTAGAGGAAGTATGCAGTGAAACGGTAGTTtgaaaattagattaaaatttaagccGTATTATTGTTTtactaataaattattataatagtatacaatttataaatatttatctcattggaaaagtttatataattttataaaaaattatttatttgaggataattattttaatttattacaaaaataaactcaaaaactaaaaatgcaaggaaattaaaatggaataaaaattataaatgactaataaaaaagaatttaaaagaaaattataacaCAAAGAAATCATtagtatataaaaaaacatgaacattagaagaaaaaaaattactacaaataatttataaNtaaaaaaaaaaaaaaaaaaaaaaaaaagactccAGTTGAATCTTCTATTCCCACGTGTTATattggggaaaaaaataaatcacattaagaaaaaatatgattacataaattaaataattggaaaggaaaaaggaaaaagaaattaagtgGTTGTCTTAAcaaattttagggtttcttctacgatttctttttcatggaAGCGGTATTTCCGTCGAACAGGTCTTCGATCAATACTTCAATGTCTTCAGGCTGATACTTTATGTACTTCTCCGATTGTCTTCCCTGATCGAAATGCTGCTTGAATCTCCCCACGAACGAACGGTACGCTGGAATCATCACCGCCGACACCGAAACCCGAAGCTCCGATTGAAGCTGCTCGTCGCTCACCACCCAACTGCTCTGCACTTTGTGTATTTCGTCGAACATGGAGTTGAAGCTTTTGAATCTCTCCTTCAAAATCGGCTTTGATACCTTCCCGTTCACCATCAATCCTTCGTGGTTCAGGCATTGCAGCACCTTACTCCATGTTTCTCTCTGGTAGTTTTTGTGGTACTGTCGCAGATTCGTTGATCGCTTGCGGCACCAACGGTCGCCCATCAACTCCTTGATTCCGGTTGAGCCTTTGATTTTCTGTACTACGTACCTTCCGTTGTTCATCAGGAAGATGTACCGAAGAGATGCGTCGCGGTACAATTTTGATCTCATTACCAGATTCGTATCTAGCAGATCCATCACCATCGCGATCTGAGTTGCGAGGTGAGAATTTCTCAGCGACGCGTCGTCGTTCTCGTCCACTCTTGCTGATTGATCTTCTTCGGTTTTAGGGTCAATATATTGGAAGACCTGTTCTAGGGTTTCTCTGTACTCGCAAGCGTATTTTAGGTAATTCATTATGTAGCGCGTTAATGGATGAACTGCTCCTCCTGGAACTGGAATTTTAGCGTTGTCGCTTCTGATTGAGCTTTCTAGGTCGTAGAAACTTCCGACTATTGCTTCTCCCATACCACTTTTTGCCCCTTCCGCTTCTGAAATTAGCTCCGTTCTGCAATTTTCAGGGAAGCCATTGATTACTGGAATTAATTCGCAGATCCTTTCGTACATGTCCAGTAATTTGAACATCTTCTCAGCGGACCGCTTTGTTAAGACGACGGCGTTTGCGAAGTTGAGAAGCTTTATGATGACTGCTCTTGTTAAATTGCTGAAGATTGTATGAGATATGAAGGGATGATCGGTGAAAACGGAGTCACAGAGCTTCAACTCGCCTGGGAACAGAGATTTTGAGCATTTCTTGACGACGGCGATCCATTTGTCGATTTCCGATTGAAGAGTATCCCAGTGCATTTTCTGAACCTCATCATTGCTAATACTTTCATACCCGAGCTTGTTCAAGATTCCTCTGAACGAGCTCTGCCGGAGGAAGCTGTAACTCATACAACATTCCTTCTCGTAGCCGGCGTAGATCATTGTTCCGGCAATTCTCTTCATGTTTGACACAGTTTCCTGCGAGAAAGAAGGGTATACGTCTTCCTTATCGGAGTCGGAACACTCAGGAACGGTTCTGTGATGTTGATCTGGTAATTCGTGGTTTGTTTTGAAGGACGATTGCTTTGACGATTTGGTGTCAGATTTCGATTCAGGTTTCGATTCGAGCTCGAGATGCTTGCATTCTTTCAGAAGGTTGTTGAATTCTTCATCCAACAACGTCATGGCTCGCTGTAGAGCAGCGGTGGTCCGATTGAGCGAAGGAATGGTGGCAGTGCAGAGATTGAATTCACCCAATTTAATGGCAATCTTGGAAATGCGATCCAGAGCTTCGAAAAAGGAAGAATCCCGGTCGGGATCTCTGCCGAGCTTGGTGGGGTTCTTGGTAGAATTGTACCTGGAGGTCATGGAGTCCATCAGATTGGACAAGGAATGAACGGAGGAGGGAATGTCAGGGATGGGATTGAATGCATTGTCAGCAGCAGTGGACAAACTGTGGAGGAATCGATCAACCTCTTGGAAGAGCGAGGCAATTTCAGATTGGGAAAGAAGGTGGTGGTGATGATCGAGGGAGGaggcatcatcatcatttggATGCTTTTCAGAATCTGATTTATTAGCATCATCGGCGGCATCGGGAGTGCGGCCAGGTGAGCTCAAACTGGCAAACTTTCtattgaaatttgttgataAACTAGAAACCTTTTCTGGGTGCGTGGTTTTCTCCATGGATGTtgttaattatattataagaaatggtgagaaatggaggaggaggagaagaagagggaTTTTGGGGAGGAAGAAAAGGGGAATGGGATTAGTTGGTGCGTGTAGGataggaggaggaggaggaggaggaggggggAAGGAGCTGGTGAAGAAGAGGATTAATGGAATTAatggaggagaagaaaaggtGGGGGGAGAGTGGCAAAAACAGAGGGATTAATTCTTAATTGGCCTCTAATTTTCAGTTTGTTGGTTATTAAGCGTTGACCCtttttttgttgataaaaaaggttgtttgtttgtgaccctcacgtattcctctgttttctctctctattcaATCCattttgtctttctttctcactcatatccatttatatttttttaaaaaatcaatttacaAACATCTCTAGGAACCACGGACCTCCACAAtgggtatgatattgtccactttcagcataagttctcatggctttgctttaggcttccccaaaatgtctcCCTCCAAGGGAGATAATATTCCTcgcttataaatccatgatcttccactaaattaaccaatgtgggactcactccaaataatcctcaacaatccttccctcgaacaaagtacaccataagCCTCCCCTAaagcttatggagctctcgaatagcctccccttaatcgagactcgactcctttctctggaaccctcgaacaaagtacaccatttgttcaacactttagtcacttttaactacaccttcgaggcttacaattctttgttcgatattattatcatggctaagtttagggcatggctctaatactatgttAGGAACAGGGGGAGAAAACTAGGAAGATCatataaatttgtatatataaatttatatatacaaatcAAACACGTAtttgatcaaatatttaaaatttatgattaatataattatttaaagaaatgtatTAGAGGCcgttcaaatattaaaatagaatatctttttttttaagtttgaaaaatttatattcgagaagaaattttttaaatgattcgTTACATTtgtatttatctttaaaataatgcTTATGGTGTCTTTTTAATTTGAaccttaaaattataataacataatttttactttatcacatttatgaaaataaaatacttataaaagatattatttcatagtttaaattacaaatttaaatcataattttaaaatttatgtctaatatattttaattttaattttgttttgttttgtgtttgatatatttttgataaattttctattttttaaaattaaattattcgaacccttaatttgtttattttatattttatagcttgtgaattaatttttatgagcTAATTAagtaataagtttttttttattaaaaaaaaaaatcctaaagaaaaagagaaaaataaaacgaaGCGACAACAAGATATGAAGCTGGTCAAAGTGTGCTGAGTGCGGAAATGGAAGCTGCTTACAGACAACCGAGCGAAGAAGCTATGGAGTCGAAGAGCACCGACTTCAACCATCTCACTGTTCTCCACAACGCTATGATTGTCACAATGGATCCCGACAGCCGTGTCTTCCGGAACGGCGGAATTGCGATCTCCGGCGACAAAATCAAAGCCATCGGTCACTCTTCCGAGATTCTCCTCCAATTCTCTGCTTCTGCCGACCACATTATTGACCTTCATTCTCAAATATTGCTTCCTGGtctctctctatttctctttgaattttcgaGTTAGTTCaactctttgaattttcttcccTCTTTGTTGTCTGAGATCTGGGTTGGCCTTGAAAACAGGGTTTATTAACACGCATGTCCACACTTCTCAGCAGCTCGCGAGAAGCATAGCCGACGATGTGGATTTGATGACTTGGTTGCACCATCGTATTTGGCCCTACGAATCCACCATGACTGAGGAAGATTCCTATGTTTCCTCTTTGCTTTGTGGTATAGAACTCATTCACTCGGGTGTGAGTATCTTCATTTCTGCTTTTacttctttgttcttcctcATCATTTTTTGCTGTAATTCAGGAAATTAATGCTCACACACCTTTTAAGAACTTTGAAGTAATCAGGAACTAAATATGGATGAGAGGTGAACACCCGGGGGTGttccagcgaggacgctggaccccgaaggagAGTGAATTgggggtcccatatcgattggagacgggaacaagtgccagcaaggatgctagccccaaaagggtggattggggggggtctcacatcgattggagaagagaagagaacgagtaATGccctgggccctaaagggggtggattgtgagatcccatatcggttggggaggagaacgaaacattctttataagggtgtggaaacctctccctagtaaacacgttttaaaaacgtcgaggagaaacccagaagggaaagaggACATGGGCTGTTataacttgtaatttaacttgTA is part of the Cucurbita pepo subsp. pepo cultivar mu-cu-16 chromosome LG03, ASM280686v2, whole genome shotgun sequence genome and encodes:
- the LOC111790186 gene encoding exocyst complex component EXO70B1-like — protein: MEKTTHPEKVSSLSTNFNRKFASLSSPGRTPDAADDANKSDSEKHPNDDDASSLDHHHHLLSQSEIASLFQEVDRFLHSLSTAADNAFNPIPDIPSSVHSLSNLMDSMTSRYNSTKNPTKLGRDPDRDSSFFEALDRISKIAIKLGEFNLCTATIPSLNRTTAALQRAMTLLDEEFNNLLKECKHLELESKPESKSDTKSSKQSSFKTNHELPDQHHRTVPECSDSDKEDVYPSFSQETVSNMKRIAGTMIYAGYEKECCMSYSFLRQSSFRGILNKLGYESISNDEVQKMHWDTLQSEIDKWIAVVKKCSKSLFPGELKLCDSVFTDHPFISHTIFSNLTRAVIIKLLNFANAVVLTKRSAEKMFKLLDMYERICELIPVINGFPENCRTELISEAEGAKSGMGEAIVGSFYDLESSIRSDNAKIPVPGGAVHPLTRYIMNYLKYACEYRETLEQVFQYIDPKTEEDQSARVDENDDASLRNSHLATQIAMVMDLLDTNLVMRSKLYRDASLRYIFLMNNGRYVVQKIKGSTGIKELMGDRWCRKRSTNLRQYHKNYQRETWSKVLQCLNHEGLMVNGKVSKPILKERFKSFNSMFDEIHKVQSSWVVSDEQLQSELRVSVSAVMIPAYRSFVGRFKQHFDQGRQSEKYIKYQPEDIEVLIEDLFDGNTASMKKKS